In Arachis hypogaea cultivar Tifrunner chromosome 17, arahy.Tifrunner.gnm2.J5K5, whole genome shotgun sequence, a single window of DNA contains:
- the LOC112764965 gene encoding AT-rich interactive domain-containing protein 6 isoform X1, giving the protein MEDGPEWLVDNSHGNLEMEVVEDDDAALQRQHHSEKDQNVDSNSPAQLQQDHVMFDRQSDDNKNANSALLSVLETKTDSSNTRLENRLQDPKVHSHHELLTPKPKERNVREMKNVLHDTEMTDYDESGSYSEREAFMRELESFYRERSLEFKPPKFYGEPLNCLKLWRAVIKLGGYDVVTGSKLWRQVGESFHPPKTCTTVSWTFRIFYEKALLEYEKYKREIGELQLPVGSFHQSSSVEKETAVYQAPGSGSGRARRDAAARAMQGWHAQRLLGYGEVAEPVIKDKNSNSTPKREKNLKSIGMLNKHRTPSVLEHAGKAANIEGDRQLVTAVVDVGPPADWVKVNVRETKDCFEVYALVPGLLREEVRVQSDPVGRLVITGLPEHVDNPWGITPFKKVVNLPARIDPLQTSAVVSLHGRLFVRVPFEQGAV; this is encoded by the exons ATGGAGGATGGCCCCGAGTGGCTAGTTGATAACTCTCATGGAAATTTAGAAATGGAGGTTGTTGAAGATGACGATGCCGCTTTGCAGCGCCAGCACCATTCAGAAAAGGATCAGAATGTGGATTCCAACTCCCCTGCTCAGCTCCAACAGGATCATGTCATGTTCGATCGGCAAAGTGATGACAACAAGAATGCCAATTCTGCTCTTCTTTCTGTGCTAGAGACCAAGACGGATAGTAGTAACACGCGCCTTGAGAATCGCCTTCAAGATCCTAAAGTCCATTCGCACCATGAATTACTCACTCCGAAGCCTAAAGAGAGGAATGTTAGGGAAATGAAAAACGTGCTCCATGATACTGAG ATGACTGATTATGATGAGTCTGGTTCGTATTCCGAACGAGAAGCATTTATGAGAGAGCTGGAGAGTTTCTATAGAGAGAGATCCTTGGAGTTCAAGCCTCCTAAGTTTTATGGAGAGCCACTAAATTGCCTCAA GTTATGGAGAGCTGTCATCAAACTTGGTGGCTATGATGTG GTAACTGGATCCAAGTTGTGGCGGCAAGTAGGAGAGTCTTTCCATCCACCCAA GACTTGCACTACAGTCTCATGGACGTTTAGAATCTTTTATGAGAAG GCACTTTTAGAGTATGAAAAGTATAAGAGAGAAATTGGGGAGCTACAGCTCCCTGTTGGATCATTTCATCAATCTTCAAGTGTGGAAAAAGag ACTGCTGTTTACCAGGCTCCAGGCTCTGGCTCTGGTAGGGCACGAAGGGATGCGGCAGCACGTGCAATGCAAGGTTGGCATGCCCAGCGCCTACTTGGATATGGTGAGGTTGCTGAGCCAGTTATTAAG GATAAGAACTCCAATTCTACTCCGAAACGAGAAAAGAACCTCAAAAGTATTG GTATGCTAAATAAACACAGGACACCATCTGTTCTTGAGCATGCTGGGAAAGCTGCAAATATTGAAGGAGATAGACA ATTGGTCACGGCAGTTGTAGATGTTGGACCCCCAGCAGACTGGGTGAAGGTCAATGTGCGAGAAACT AAGGATTGTTTTGAGGTTTATGCACTAGTTCCTGGACTCCTTCGCGAGGAG GTGCGAGTCCAATCTGATCCAGTTGGTCGTCTAGTTATAACTGGTCTCCCAGAACATGTTGACAATCCATGGGGAATTACCCCCTTCAAGAAG GTTGTGAACTTACCTGCAAGAATTGATCCGCTTCAGACATCTGCTGTAGTTAGTTTGCATGGCCGACTGTTTGTACGTGTTCCCTTTGAGCAGGGAGCTGTGTAA
- the LOC112764965 gene encoding AT-rich interactive domain-containing protein 6 isoform X3 — MEDGPEWLVDNSHGNLEMEVVEDDDAALQRQHHSEKDQNVDSNSPAQLQQDHVMFDRQSDDNKNANSALLSVLETKTDSSNTRLENRLQDPKVHSHHELLTPKPKERNVREMKNVLHDTEMTDYDESGSYSEREAFMRELESFYRERSLEFKPPKFYGEPLNCLKLWRAVIKLGGYDVVTGSKLWRQVGESFHPPKTCTTVSWTFRIFYEKALLEYEKYKREIGELQLPVGSFHQSSSVEKETAVYQAPGSGSGRARRDAAARAMQGWHAQRLLGYGEVAEPVIKDKNSNSTPKREKNLKSIGMLNKHRTPSVLEHAGKAANIEGDRQLVTAVVDVGPPADWVKVNVRETVRVQSDPVGRLVITGLPEHVDNPWGITPFKKVVNLPARIDPLQTSAVVSLHGRLFVRVPFEQGAV, encoded by the exons ATGGAGGATGGCCCCGAGTGGCTAGTTGATAACTCTCATGGAAATTTAGAAATGGAGGTTGTTGAAGATGACGATGCCGCTTTGCAGCGCCAGCACCATTCAGAAAAGGATCAGAATGTGGATTCCAACTCCCCTGCTCAGCTCCAACAGGATCATGTCATGTTCGATCGGCAAAGTGATGACAACAAGAATGCCAATTCTGCTCTTCTTTCTGTGCTAGAGACCAAGACGGATAGTAGTAACACGCGCCTTGAGAATCGCCTTCAAGATCCTAAAGTCCATTCGCACCATGAATTACTCACTCCGAAGCCTAAAGAGAGGAATGTTAGGGAAATGAAAAACGTGCTCCATGATACTGAG ATGACTGATTATGATGAGTCTGGTTCGTATTCCGAACGAGAAGCATTTATGAGAGAGCTGGAGAGTTTCTATAGAGAGAGATCCTTGGAGTTCAAGCCTCCTAAGTTTTATGGAGAGCCACTAAATTGCCTCAA GTTATGGAGAGCTGTCATCAAACTTGGTGGCTATGATGTG GTAACTGGATCCAAGTTGTGGCGGCAAGTAGGAGAGTCTTTCCATCCACCCAA GACTTGCACTACAGTCTCATGGACGTTTAGAATCTTTTATGAGAAG GCACTTTTAGAGTATGAAAAGTATAAGAGAGAAATTGGGGAGCTACAGCTCCCTGTTGGATCATTTCATCAATCTTCAAGTGTGGAAAAAGag ACTGCTGTTTACCAGGCTCCAGGCTCTGGCTCTGGTAGGGCACGAAGGGATGCGGCAGCACGTGCAATGCAAGGTTGGCATGCCCAGCGCCTACTTGGATATGGTGAGGTTGCTGAGCCAGTTATTAAG GATAAGAACTCCAATTCTACTCCGAAACGAGAAAAGAACCTCAAAAGTATTG GTATGCTAAATAAACACAGGACACCATCTGTTCTTGAGCATGCTGGGAAAGCTGCAAATATTGAAGGAGATAGACA ATTGGTCACGGCAGTTGTAGATGTTGGACCCCCAGCAGACTGGGTGAAGGTCAATGTGCGAGAAACT GTGCGAGTCCAATCTGATCCAGTTGGTCGTCTAGTTATAACTGGTCTCCCAGAACATGTTGACAATCCATGGGGAATTACCCCCTTCAAGAAG GTTGTGAACTTACCTGCAAGAATTGATCCGCTTCAGACATCTGCTGTAGTTAGTTTGCATGGCCGACTGTTTGTACGTGTTCCCTTTGAGCAGGGAGCTGTGTAA
- the LOC112764965 gene encoding AT-rich interactive domain-containing protein 6 isoform X2 → MEDGPEWLVDNSHGNLEMEVVEDDDAALQRQHHSEKDQNVDSNSPAQLQQDHVMFDRQSDDNKNANSALLSVLETKTDSSNTRLENRLQDPKVHSHHELLTPKPKERNVREMKNVLHDTEMTDYDESGSYSEREAFMRELESFYRERSLEFKPPKFYGEPLNCLKLWRAVIKLGGYDVVTGSKLWRQVGESFHPPKTCTTVSWTFRIFYEKALLEYEKYKREIGELQLPVGSFHQSSSVEKEAPGSGSGRARRDAAARAMQGWHAQRLLGYGEVAEPVIKDKNSNSTPKREKNLKSIGMLNKHRTPSVLEHAGKAANIEGDRQLVTAVVDVGPPADWVKVNVRETKDCFEVYALVPGLLREEVRVQSDPVGRLVITGLPEHVDNPWGITPFKKVVNLPARIDPLQTSAVVSLHGRLFVRVPFEQGAV, encoded by the exons ATGGAGGATGGCCCCGAGTGGCTAGTTGATAACTCTCATGGAAATTTAGAAATGGAGGTTGTTGAAGATGACGATGCCGCTTTGCAGCGCCAGCACCATTCAGAAAAGGATCAGAATGTGGATTCCAACTCCCCTGCTCAGCTCCAACAGGATCATGTCATGTTCGATCGGCAAAGTGATGACAACAAGAATGCCAATTCTGCTCTTCTTTCTGTGCTAGAGACCAAGACGGATAGTAGTAACACGCGCCTTGAGAATCGCCTTCAAGATCCTAAAGTCCATTCGCACCATGAATTACTCACTCCGAAGCCTAAAGAGAGGAATGTTAGGGAAATGAAAAACGTGCTCCATGATACTGAG ATGACTGATTATGATGAGTCTGGTTCGTATTCCGAACGAGAAGCATTTATGAGAGAGCTGGAGAGTTTCTATAGAGAGAGATCCTTGGAGTTCAAGCCTCCTAAGTTTTATGGAGAGCCACTAAATTGCCTCAA GTTATGGAGAGCTGTCATCAAACTTGGTGGCTATGATGTG GTAACTGGATCCAAGTTGTGGCGGCAAGTAGGAGAGTCTTTCCATCCACCCAA GACTTGCACTACAGTCTCATGGACGTTTAGAATCTTTTATGAGAAG GCACTTTTAGAGTATGAAAAGTATAAGAGAGAAATTGGGGAGCTACAGCTCCCTGTTGGATCATTTCATCAATCTTCAAGTGTGGAAAAAGag GCTCCAGGCTCTGGCTCTGGTAGGGCACGAAGGGATGCGGCAGCACGTGCAATGCAAGGTTGGCATGCCCAGCGCCTACTTGGATATGGTGAGGTTGCTGAGCCAGTTATTAAG GATAAGAACTCCAATTCTACTCCGAAACGAGAAAAGAACCTCAAAAGTATTG GTATGCTAAATAAACACAGGACACCATCTGTTCTTGAGCATGCTGGGAAAGCTGCAAATATTGAAGGAGATAGACA ATTGGTCACGGCAGTTGTAGATGTTGGACCCCCAGCAGACTGGGTGAAGGTCAATGTGCGAGAAACT AAGGATTGTTTTGAGGTTTATGCACTAGTTCCTGGACTCCTTCGCGAGGAG GTGCGAGTCCAATCTGATCCAGTTGGTCGTCTAGTTATAACTGGTCTCCCAGAACATGTTGACAATCCATGGGGAATTACCCCCTTCAAGAAG GTTGTGAACTTACCTGCAAGAATTGATCCGCTTCAGACATCTGCTGTAGTTAGTTTGCATGGCCGACTGTTTGTACGTGTTCCCTTTGAGCAGGGAGCTGTGTAA
- the LOC112765219 gene encoding AT-hook motif nuclear-localized protein 25 yields MAGFSTNNNNNEGRDHFNLGRFVPHLFNLHLQTPNNNNNNNNNNNPLTHHHHHQQQFNSPPPPEPAEADGDAAGGSRSGGVSAEPSTGRRPRGRPAGSKNKPKPPIVVTRDSPNALRCHVLEVSAGAELLDALSTYARRRGRGVCVLSGTGTLANVTLRQPGGTVVTLHGTFEILSISGTILPPPAPPGSGGISVYLSGGQGQVVGGNVVAPLVASAVVVLMAASFANAMFERLPLNLDDDDPREDDDHFNHQRQPAASQSSGVTGQIADGASSGGRAVSFFNSAAGIGGGGRGLNGRSGYPLSLPSGGDLFGWGGGGGAGASAAAAIKPPPF; encoded by the coding sequence taacgaaGGAAGAGATCACTTCAATTTAGGGCGCTTTGTTCCACATCTTTTCAATCTCCACCTCCAAACccctaacaacaacaacaacaacaacaacaacaacaaccccttaacgcatcaccaccaccaccaacaacaattcaactctcctcctcctcctgaaCCTGCTGAAGCTGACGGTGATGCTGCTGGTGGTTCAAGAAGCGGAGGAGTATCCGCTGAACCCTCAACTGGGCGCCGTCCGAGGGGCCGTCCAGCAGGATCCAAGAACAAGCCCAAACCGCCTATCGTAGTCACGCGGGACAGCCCCAATGCACTGCGCTGTCACGTGCTTGAGGTCTCCGCCGGGGCGGAGCTCCTCGACGCACTCTCCACCTACGCTCGCCGGAGGGGGAGAGGCGTTTGCGTCCTCAGCGGCACTGGCACCCTCGCTAACGTTACGCTTCGCCAGCCTGGAGGCACAGTCGTAACCCTTCACGGAACCTTCGAGATCCTCTCCATCTCCGGGACGATTCTCCCGCCGCCTGCTCCACCTGGATCCGGAGGGATTTCGGTGTACCTGTCCGGCGGGCAAGGGCAGGTGGTCGGGGGGAACGTGGTGGCTCCTCTTGTGGCTTCAGCTGTTGTGGTTCTGATGGCTGCTTCGTTTGCAAATGCAATGTTTGAGAGATTGCCTTTGAATTTGGACGATGATGATCCTCGTGAGGACGATGACCACTTCAATCACCAACGACAACCTGCAGCATCGCAATCCTCTGGCGTAACTGGCCAGATCGCCGACGGCGCCAGCAGTGGTGGTCGCGCTGTTTCTTTCTTCAATTCGGCTGCAGGTATTGgtggtggaggaaggggtttgAACGGCAGAAGCGGCTATCCCTTGTCGCTTCCCAGCGGCGGCGATCTATTTGGATGGGGCGGTGGTGGTGGTGCAGGTGCAAGTGCAGCAGCGGCGATCAAGCCTCCACCGTTCTAG